Proteins encoded by one window of Microcebus murinus isolate Inina chromosome 2, M.murinus_Inina_mat1.0, whole genome shotgun sequence:
- the PLEKHM2 gene encoding pleckstrin homology domain-containing family M member 2 isoform X2 has protein sequence MEPREVKDRILENISLSVKKLQSYFAACEDETPAIRNHDKVLQRLCEHLDHALLYGLQDLSSGYWVLVVHFTRREAIKQIEVLQHVATNLGRSRAWLYLALNENSLESYLRLFQENLGLLHKYYVKNALVCSHDHLTLFLTLVSGLEFIRFDLDLDAPYLDLAPYMPDYYKPQYLLDFEDRLPSSVHGSDSLSLNSFNSVTSTNLEWDDSAIAPSSEDGDLTDTVSGPRSTTSDLASSKASTRSPTQRHNPFNQEQAEVVSSSDTTPVHTTPPEKDESRALDLPDACTELEVIRVTKKKKVGKKKKTRLDEEASPLHPASGQHKCARQEDGESLVSSSGLGRDSPDATLEEGEGPSRTAGSSERSELGHVGLLIPEMKDTSMERLGQPLSKVIDQLNGQLDPSTWRSHVEPPDQSFRTGSPGVTPERPPFCDFSEGLSAPVDFYRFTVESPSTVTSGGSNHDAAGLGQPLHVPSSPEAAGQEEEGGGGEGQTPGPLEDTMGEAQDLEAQEVEAQLSLDREGPVPELEPGTQEALCRLKRDQPSPCLSSAEDSGVDEGQGSPSEMIHSSEFRVDNNHLLLLMIHVFRENEEQLFKMIRMSTGHMEGNLQLLYVLLTDCCVYLLRKGAAEKPYLVEEAVSYNELDYVSVGLDQQTVKLVCTNRRKQFLLDTADVALAEFFLASLKSAMIKGCREPPYPSILTDATMEKLALAKFVAQESKCEASAVTVHFYGLVHWEDPLDESLGPVPCHCSPPENTITKEGMLHYKAGTSYLGKEHWKTCFVVLSNGILYQYPDRTDVIPLLSVNMGGEQCGGCRRSNTTDRPHAFQVILADRPCLELSAESEAEMADWMQHLCQAVSKGVIPQGVAPSPCIPCCLVLTDDRIFTCHEDCQTSFFRSLGTAKLADISTVSTEPGKEYCVLEFSQDSQQQLPPWVIYLSCTSELDRFLSALNSGWKTIYQVDLPHKALQEASNKKKFEDALSLIHSAWQRSDSLCRGRASRDPWC, from the exons TTGCAGAGCTACTTTGCTGCGTGTGAGGACGAGACCCCTGCCATCCGGAATCACGACAAGGTCCTGCAGCGTCTGTGTGAGCACCTGGACCACGCGCTGCTGTACGG CCTGCAAGACCTGTCCTCTGGCTACTGGGTGCTCGTGGTGCATTTCACCCGGAGAGAGGCCATCAAGCAGATCGAGGTTCTGCAGCATGTGGCCACCAACCTGGGGCGCA GCCGGGCCTGGCTGTACCTGGCCCTCAACGAGAACTCCCTGGAGAGCTACCTGCGGCTGTTCCAGGAGAACCTGGGTCTGCTGCATAAGTACTACGTCAA GAACGCCCTGGTCTGCAGTCACGATCACCTGACACTCTTCCTGACCTTGGTGTCCGGGCTGGAGTTCATTCGGTTCGACCTGGACCTG GACGCCCCTTACCTAGACCTGGCCCCCTACATGCCCGACTACTACAAACCTCAGTACCTGCTGGACTTTGAAGACCGTCTTCCCAGCTCGGTCCACGGCTCAGACAGCCTGTCCCTCAACTCCTTCAACTCCGTTACCTCCACCAACCTGGAGTGGGATGACAGTGCAATTGCCCCATCTAGTGAGG ACGGAGACCTCACAGACACCGTCAGCGGCCCCCGCTCCACCACCTCGGACCTGGCCAGCAGCAAGGCTTCCACCCGGAGCCCCACCCAGCGCCACAACCCCTTCAACCAGGAGCAGGCAGAGGTCGTTTCCTCCTCCGATACCACCCCCGTGCACACCACCCCTCCGGAGAAGGACGAGTCCCGGGCCCTGGACCTGCCAGACGCCTGCACGGAGCTCGAGGTCATCAG GGTCACCAAGAAGAAGAAAGTCGGCAAGAAGAAGAAGACCAGATTGGACGAGGAAGCAAGTCCACTTCACCCAGCCTCCGGCCAGCACAAGTGtgccaggcaggaggatggtgAGAGCCTCGTCAGCAGCTCCGGCCTGGGGCGGGACTCGCCGGACGCCACCCTTGAGGAGGGAGAGGGCCCGAGCCGCACAGCCGGGAGCAGCGAGCGCTCTGAGCTCGGCCACGTGGGCTTGCTGATCCCCGAAATGAAGGACACCTCCATGGAGCGCCTGGGACAGCCCCTGAGCAAGGTCATTGACCAGCTCAACGGGCAGCTGGACCCCAGCACCTGGCGTTCCCACGTTGAGCCCCCTGACCAGTCCTTTCGGACCGGCTCTCCCGGGGTTACCCCGGAGAGGCCGCCATTTTGCGACTTTAGTGAGGGGCTTTCAGCCCCAGTGGACTTCTACCGCTTTACCGTCGAGAGTCCAAGCACTGTTACATCAGGTGGCAGCAACCATGACGCTGCAGGGCTTGGCCAACCGCTGCATGTTCCTAGTAGCCCTGAGGCTGCTGGCcaagaagaagagggaggaggaggagagggacagaCGCCTGGGCCCCTAGAGGACACCATGGGGGAGGCTCAGGACCTGGAGGCCCAGGAGGTAGAGGCCCAGCTGTCCCTGGACAGGGAGGGGCCTGTGCCCGAGCTGGAGCCCGGGACTCAGGAGGCTCTTTGCCGGCTCAAGCGAGACCAGCCCAGCCCGTGTCTGAGCAGCGCCGAGGACTCGGGGGTGGACGAGGGGCAGGGGAGCCCGTCTGAGATGATCCATTCGTCAGAGTTCAG GGTGGACAACAATCACTTGCTCCTGCTGATGATCCACGTGTTTCGAGAAAATGAAGAGCAGCTGTTCAAA ATGATCCGCATGAGCACCGGGCACATGGAGGGCAACCTGCAGCTGCTGTACGTGCTGCTCACGGACTGCTGCGTCTACCTGCTCCGGAAAG GGGCCGCAGAGAAGCCATACCTGGTGGAGGAGGCCGTTTCTTACAATGAACTTGACTATGTGTCG GTCGGCCTCGACCAGCAGACGGTGAAGCTCGTGTGCACCAACCGCAGGAAGCAGTTTCTGCTGGACACCGCCGACGTGGCCCTGGCTGA GTTCTTTCTGGCTTCTTTGAAGTCAGCCATGATCAAAGGCTGTCGAGAGCCACCCTACCCCAGTATCCTGACGGATGCCACTATGGAGAAGCTGGCACTGGCCAAATTTGTGGCCCAGGAATCTAAGTGTGAG gcatcCGCCGTTACTGTGCACTTCTACGGGCTTGTGCACTGGGAGGACCCTCTGGACGAGTCCCTGGGCCCCGTCCCCTGCCACTGCTCTCCCCCCGAGAACACCATCACCAAAGAAGGCATGCTGCACTACAAGGCGGGCACCTCCTACCTGGGCAAGGAACACTGGAAGACTTGCTTCGTGGTGCTCAG CAACGGGATCCTCTACCAGTACCCCGACCGCACGGATGTCATCCCTCTGCTCTCGGTGAATATGGG GGGGGAGCAGTGCGGTGGCTGCCGGAGATCCAACACCACGGACCGGCCCCACGCCTTCCAGGTCATTCTCGCCGACCGGCCCTGCCTAGAGCTGAGCGCCGAGAGCGAGGCCGAGATGGCCGACTGGATGCAGCACCTCTGCCAGGCCGTGTCCAAGGGG GTCATCCCCCAGGGGGTGGCTCCCAGCCCCTGCATCCCCTGCTGCCTGGTCCTCACCGATGACCGCATCTTCACCTGCCACGAGGACTGCCAGACCAGCTTCTTCCGCTCGCTGGGCACAGCCAAGCTGGCTGACATCAGCACTGTCTCCACCGAGCCGGGCAAGGAGTACTGTGTCTTG GAGTTCTCCCAGGACAGCCAGCAGCAGCTCCCACCCTGGGTTATCTACCTGAGCTGCACTTCCGAACTGGACCGATTCCTGTCTGCACTGAATTCTGGGTGGAAAACCATCTACCAG GTGGACCTCCCACACAAggccctccaggaagcctccaaCAAGAAGAAATTCGAGGACGCCCTGAGCCTCATCCACAGCGCCTGGCAGCGGAGCGACAGCCTGTGCCGAGGCAGAGCCTCCCGGGACCCCTGGTGCTGA
- the PLEKHM2 gene encoding pleckstrin homology domain-containing family M member 2 isoform X1 translates to MEPREVKDRILENISLSVKKLQSYFAACEDETPAIRNHDKVLQRLCEHLDHALLYGLQDLSSGYWVLVVHFTRREAIKQIEVLQHVATNLGRSRAWLYLALNENSLESYLRLFQENLGLLHKYYVKNALVCSHDHLTLFLTLVSGLEFIRFDLDLDAPYLDLAPYMPDYYKPQYLLDFEDRLPSSVHGSDSLSLNSFNSVTSTNLEWDDSAIAPSSEDYDFGDVFPAVPSVPSTDWEDGDLTDTVSGPRSTTSDLASSKASTRSPTQRHNPFNQEQAEVVSSSDTTPVHTTPPEKDESRALDLPDACTELEVIRVTKKKKVGKKKKTRLDEEASPLHPASGQHKCARQEDGESLVSSSGLGRDSPDATLEEGEGPSRTAGSSERSELGHVGLLIPEMKDTSMERLGQPLSKVIDQLNGQLDPSTWRSHVEPPDQSFRTGSPGVTPERPPFCDFSEGLSAPVDFYRFTVESPSTVTSGGSNHDAAGLGQPLHVPSSPEAAGQEEEGGGGEGQTPGPLEDTMGEAQDLEAQEVEAQLSLDREGPVPELEPGTQEALCRLKRDQPSPCLSSAEDSGVDEGQGSPSEMIHSSEFRVDNNHLLLLMIHVFRENEEQLFKMIRMSTGHMEGNLQLLYVLLTDCCVYLLRKGAAEKPYLVEEAVSYNELDYVSVGLDQQTVKLVCTNRRKQFLLDTADVALAEFFLASLKSAMIKGCREPPYPSILTDATMEKLALAKFVAQESKCEASAVTVHFYGLVHWEDPLDESLGPVPCHCSPPENTITKEGMLHYKAGTSYLGKEHWKTCFVVLSNGILYQYPDRTDVIPLLSVNMGGEQCGGCRRSNTTDRPHAFQVILADRPCLELSAESEAEMADWMQHLCQAVSKGVIPQGVAPSPCIPCCLVLTDDRIFTCHEDCQTSFFRSLGTAKLADISTVSTEPGKEYCVLEFSQDSQQQLPPWVIYLSCTSELDRFLSALNSGWKTIYQVDLPHKALQEASNKKKFEDALSLIHSAWQRSDSLCRGRASRDPWC, encoded by the exons TTGCAGAGCTACTTTGCTGCGTGTGAGGACGAGACCCCTGCCATCCGGAATCACGACAAGGTCCTGCAGCGTCTGTGTGAGCACCTGGACCACGCGCTGCTGTACGG CCTGCAAGACCTGTCCTCTGGCTACTGGGTGCTCGTGGTGCATTTCACCCGGAGAGAGGCCATCAAGCAGATCGAGGTTCTGCAGCATGTGGCCACCAACCTGGGGCGCA GCCGGGCCTGGCTGTACCTGGCCCTCAACGAGAACTCCCTGGAGAGCTACCTGCGGCTGTTCCAGGAGAACCTGGGTCTGCTGCATAAGTACTACGTCAA GAACGCCCTGGTCTGCAGTCACGATCACCTGACACTCTTCCTGACCTTGGTGTCCGGGCTGGAGTTCATTCGGTTCGACCTGGACCTG GACGCCCCTTACCTAGACCTGGCCCCCTACATGCCCGACTACTACAAACCTCAGTACCTGCTGGACTTTGAAGACCGTCTTCCCAGCTCGGTCCACGGCTCAGACAGCCTGTCCCTCAACTCCTTCAACTCCGTTACCTCCACCAACCTGGAGTGGGATGACAGTGCAATTGCCCCATCTAGTGAGG ATTATGATTTTGGAGATGTGTTTCCAGCAGTGCCGTCTGTACCCAGCACAGACTGGGAAG ACGGAGACCTCACAGACACCGTCAGCGGCCCCCGCTCCACCACCTCGGACCTGGCCAGCAGCAAGGCTTCCACCCGGAGCCCCACCCAGCGCCACAACCCCTTCAACCAGGAGCAGGCAGAGGTCGTTTCCTCCTCCGATACCACCCCCGTGCACACCACCCCTCCGGAGAAGGACGAGTCCCGGGCCCTGGACCTGCCAGACGCCTGCACGGAGCTCGAGGTCATCAG GGTCACCAAGAAGAAGAAAGTCGGCAAGAAGAAGAAGACCAGATTGGACGAGGAAGCAAGTCCACTTCACCCAGCCTCCGGCCAGCACAAGTGtgccaggcaggaggatggtgAGAGCCTCGTCAGCAGCTCCGGCCTGGGGCGGGACTCGCCGGACGCCACCCTTGAGGAGGGAGAGGGCCCGAGCCGCACAGCCGGGAGCAGCGAGCGCTCTGAGCTCGGCCACGTGGGCTTGCTGATCCCCGAAATGAAGGACACCTCCATGGAGCGCCTGGGACAGCCCCTGAGCAAGGTCATTGACCAGCTCAACGGGCAGCTGGACCCCAGCACCTGGCGTTCCCACGTTGAGCCCCCTGACCAGTCCTTTCGGACCGGCTCTCCCGGGGTTACCCCGGAGAGGCCGCCATTTTGCGACTTTAGTGAGGGGCTTTCAGCCCCAGTGGACTTCTACCGCTTTACCGTCGAGAGTCCAAGCACTGTTACATCAGGTGGCAGCAACCATGACGCTGCAGGGCTTGGCCAACCGCTGCATGTTCCTAGTAGCCCTGAGGCTGCTGGCcaagaagaagagggaggaggaggagagggacagaCGCCTGGGCCCCTAGAGGACACCATGGGGGAGGCTCAGGACCTGGAGGCCCAGGAGGTAGAGGCCCAGCTGTCCCTGGACAGGGAGGGGCCTGTGCCCGAGCTGGAGCCCGGGACTCAGGAGGCTCTTTGCCGGCTCAAGCGAGACCAGCCCAGCCCGTGTCTGAGCAGCGCCGAGGACTCGGGGGTGGACGAGGGGCAGGGGAGCCCGTCTGAGATGATCCATTCGTCAGAGTTCAG GGTGGACAACAATCACTTGCTCCTGCTGATGATCCACGTGTTTCGAGAAAATGAAGAGCAGCTGTTCAAA ATGATCCGCATGAGCACCGGGCACATGGAGGGCAACCTGCAGCTGCTGTACGTGCTGCTCACGGACTGCTGCGTCTACCTGCTCCGGAAAG GGGCCGCAGAGAAGCCATACCTGGTGGAGGAGGCCGTTTCTTACAATGAACTTGACTATGTGTCG GTCGGCCTCGACCAGCAGACGGTGAAGCTCGTGTGCACCAACCGCAGGAAGCAGTTTCTGCTGGACACCGCCGACGTGGCCCTGGCTGA GTTCTTTCTGGCTTCTTTGAAGTCAGCCATGATCAAAGGCTGTCGAGAGCCACCCTACCCCAGTATCCTGACGGATGCCACTATGGAGAAGCTGGCACTGGCCAAATTTGTGGCCCAGGAATCTAAGTGTGAG gcatcCGCCGTTACTGTGCACTTCTACGGGCTTGTGCACTGGGAGGACCCTCTGGACGAGTCCCTGGGCCCCGTCCCCTGCCACTGCTCTCCCCCCGAGAACACCATCACCAAAGAAGGCATGCTGCACTACAAGGCGGGCACCTCCTACCTGGGCAAGGAACACTGGAAGACTTGCTTCGTGGTGCTCAG CAACGGGATCCTCTACCAGTACCCCGACCGCACGGATGTCATCCCTCTGCTCTCGGTGAATATGGG GGGGGAGCAGTGCGGTGGCTGCCGGAGATCCAACACCACGGACCGGCCCCACGCCTTCCAGGTCATTCTCGCCGACCGGCCCTGCCTAGAGCTGAGCGCCGAGAGCGAGGCCGAGATGGCCGACTGGATGCAGCACCTCTGCCAGGCCGTGTCCAAGGGG GTCATCCCCCAGGGGGTGGCTCCCAGCCCCTGCATCCCCTGCTGCCTGGTCCTCACCGATGACCGCATCTTCACCTGCCACGAGGACTGCCAGACCAGCTTCTTCCGCTCGCTGGGCACAGCCAAGCTGGCTGACATCAGCACTGTCTCCACCGAGCCGGGCAAGGAGTACTGTGTCTTG GAGTTCTCCCAGGACAGCCAGCAGCAGCTCCCACCCTGGGTTATCTACCTGAGCTGCACTTCCGAACTGGACCGATTCCTGTCTGCACTGAATTCTGGGTGGAAAACCATCTACCAG GTGGACCTCCCACACAAggccctccaggaagcctccaaCAAGAAGAAATTCGAGGACGCCCTGAGCCTCATCCACAGCGCCTGGCAGCGGAGCGACAGCCTGTGCCGAGGCAGAGCCTCCCGGGACCCCTGGTGCTGA